Below is a window of Ananas comosus cultivar F153 linkage group 9, ASM154086v1, whole genome shotgun sequence DNA.
TATgagaatatttatatatacatatattttatatatattatatatatacaagtaaGGAAATTGGTGAAAGTgatgtattattatatacatagaGAGGTGGCTGGAAATTTTGGCTGATTAAGAAGTGCATGTACTGTACAGGGAAAGGTCTTTCACGGCAGGCTGTAAATGAGGAGGAGGGCAAGAAGAACTTGAACGCCAAAGATTCTGGGCCTGCTTGCTGATGCTGACAGATGTTGCCACTcctggtcaaaaaaaaaaaaagaaaaaagaagaagttaaAATCTTTCTCATGAAATTTAGGTTCTGTTtggatgtataaatattttttctatataatctcttgattaatttaaaaaatttgtatatttgatTGAAAAGGAGTGTGATCACATATTTAGAATGAAACATTATattcagattttaatttttttttcagaataagataaatcacttaATAGCTGAAACATGTTATGTAACTTATGTTACCAAATCGTGGatggtaaaattttttaaaagtaaaaaattaaacttcttacttataataatactaaaaaattttttacactGGGATCACTTTATTCCTACATCTAAACATGGCCTCAGAGAAGTAATGCAGTTGAGGAAAATTCTACTACTTgttaaattgatcttttaaatAACATGATATCACAACTAGTACTAAATCACCTCCGTTCCAGAAAGTTACGAGGTCAACTAATACTTTGCTTTTGAGAAAAGCAACCCTTCGAATAATAAATGCTACTAAATTATGTGCGTGAGCGGAAGATTTAAGACAAATTCTAAACTGGtgaagttgaaaataaaaatatataaagatgtgtttattttattttttagtagaaTTATAGAAATAATGTATTATCTGAATCAGTGCGATTTGCACACCGTGTTATCACTTTTGgaaacaaataatatatttttataattatacttttcttaaaatatagcatccaaaaaatatatacagtTAGGGTCTGTTTGTTGCACGAAGGTGGGGTGGAAGTGGGGAGGGGAAagtaattttcggtgaaaattgaccactttcgttgtttggtccatcgtaattttattacgcccGAAAGTCTAGTTCAtccaaaataatgaaattaacTTCACCCTCCTATAGGGCAAAGTCAATTTCAGTGAGGTTAAAAGAGGCAAGAGTGGAAATTGATTTGTTAGAGTTACTTTTTTCTCTACCCTTTCCTCTCCCGAGTCCCAGACCCAACTCCACAtcgccatttttttttctcagcagacaccacaaaaaaaaaaaaaaaaatctggtaaGGATGTAACCATACATATTGGAtgtgatattattatttttggtgTGATAATGATGTGCacaatatattttgttattttgggtGTGATATTTTGAGCAATGCTAATTtcatttcatccaaatatattcaattgtagaaataattaaattttttattttgattatatgtctaaaatataatcaaacttggttaggtaagttttaatatattttttgtttaatttgtatatttagaaaaagatgaaatatgaatttgttaaatgttaataattttttaactttagaattttatttgttgtattattataatttatatgcaaacaaatatatatatatatatataattatattaatttttatttattataatttattattcactaagttacaaaatagagaATGATATTActtcggaggtaagtatacTGGGGATGGAGAGCTACACCTTTTAAGtcatctacttcctaccaaacaaacaatagaactcgcagaactgcacttccacatctagaaacaaacagcggaagtgaattaattttcaccccaagtctacttacgttgaaacaaacatgcccttaatgaATCAGTTTTGAACACTCAGTAGAATTATGGCTACTTTAATTTGAAAATGTGAGCTAAATATAAACTATCACAAACTAAATCATTATCTAAGCATTATATTTGGAGAACCCACTCAcaaaatatattctaaactatTTTCAGAGGCGCATATTACAGgcaaaaatacattatatatgttATTTGAAAACAGCtccttaattaaatttttagtcaTCATATTTAAACCAATATATCACATTCTTTTTCTGTGGAATgctaaaaaaagtatataaataatcCCTCagctaataataaaatattaagttatGGAATATTCCATCAGAAAGTCATGAGAACTATTTAAGTCctacaaaaaattttctaatattaaatgttaattaaattaattgaggTTTGCGTGTCCAAATCCATAACTAAATTTTATGCAAATTCTCAGTTTCATACTAAGCTTTTTAATTTCAACAAATCTTTTTTCCAATTTTGGTCAATTTCGTTgcgttgaatttttttttcagtggaCGTAATGACTTTTGGGACTTCTCTAATTACGCCATAGTAAGATggagttctcttttttttttttttctctttttttttttccccctatgAGAACCCTAAATaagttatttatattattttttaggataaattacacttttggtcctcaaattatgagtTGTATGACACCTTAGCTCTCGAACTTTAAatcattataatttttggctcaAATTATGAGACGCGTGAAACTTTAATCCTTAAACTTAGTTGTAATTTTTGGCTCGAATTATAAGCTATgtgatattttactttttggaGTTATTGAATTATTACAATCCAATCCCacaatccaaattttaaaaaataagtattgTTTAATTACTAACATCAAAGTAATGCTATGTTCTAACTATTGTTGTATCATCAAAGTAGGATTTGTTATAATTCagaaagtttgagaactaataTGTCACATATCTCGTAGTttgagtcaaaaattataatcaataaaagtttgaaaactaaAGTATCACACGCCTCATAATTCGAGACAAAAATTACaacgaattaaaatttgaggactaaagtgtaAAATGCcgtatagtttgaggaccaaaagcgTAATTTACCATTATTTTTTCTTGTGAAGCCACAAAGTTAAATCACCCCCTTAATTATGCAACTATAGttcgaggaccaaaagtgtaatttactctTACTTTTTTCTTGGGAAGTCACAAAGTTAAATCGCCCTTTTAAGTATGCAACCTTGATACCGACTAACTGTACCAAGAAGTGGTAGTAATTATGAGATTATACGGTTTACGTCACTCAAACGGCAACTTCAAGCATATTTTATCAGCGGTTTCTAGCAAGAACAACTACAATCGAATTACAGCAGAAGTTACATagcaaattacaaaaaatagaatgttaagaattataaaaaatacaaaaaggaaaTGGTTGGGAATTCCTCATGCAATTCACCATAAATTTCCTACATGGATTAAATTTGTGGTAAGTGCATCCTTGATCCATTTCACATGTTGCTTTAActtttcaacatcttttttttttgttttttaacatcatttaaaAAAGAATTGGCTTATGATTCACATTCTTACCATTTGTGAAGTTAAGAAGATATCaagtgttggcattcggttaaatcgaatcgggtacgcccataagcgggttcgatccgacggatgttatgttatctaattggattggaattaatctcactttcaaattggaaagttagttagagataaatcctagtcatattaggataacaattaataaccgatttggccttatctctaacgctattaggattttggaatcccttataaatatgcggatGATCCCACATAACGTAATGTACGGaaagaacggaaaaagaaaagagaataagaaaacgaaagagagaaaccacatcctccatcaaccttctaagagggacttgagcggtggatttgtgatcgtgctcgtttgtagttcgatccatcgcgagtttggaacgtgagaagatttaatcaaggacgatcaaaggacacgtAAATCAACCTCGACGATCCGGGTTCATCGCATTGTAaggcgaatcgcttccgcaaaaaggtacaaACGAATACTTCCATTGCGTTCCACACTAAGAAATGACATAAAAGGGATGAAAAGATGAAGTTGGAGAATGTTTCATTGCAGAATTATATATGCAAGTGGAAGAGTAAACTTCTTAGAAGTTGATTGGTTATGTCAACTTAACCTTACATTTCATACAAACTAAACATATAAAAGTAGTTACTTAGCATACAATTATATTTAGCGACTACTACATATGTAGTACCTCCAACCGACAAGATGTCACGGTTTCTAAACAGGCGAAATTGAGATTTGTATACTCTTTTTAAATGCACAACCAATATTTTATTCAGCATATTTGTTCGATTTACTAAAACAGCttacaatattttaattacAGAAGAAAATTTTGGGACCAAATAAATTATCACTTAATAACTTATTATGACATCCTAATGAAGTTGTAATTTTGCGAAATGTATAATTTGTGGACATTTTAgaatttctttccttcttttatttttttattgttttatttttataattggtGTTTGATGGTGAAAATGATAGCAAATTTGTGCGCTCCCCGCGGACTCCATAGATATTAAATAGGACAAATTTATTCTTTGAAAGGAATTTCCACGATCTTATCCAATTTTGGATACTTGTTCTCTGATTCTCTGAAAAGAAAATGCCATGTTAGGTACACCGGATTGGTTGTGTCAAGTATATGAAAGATACATATCCGCAGAATCTCCAATTTATACTACTTTTCCCTTAAACTGGATAATATTCCATTATTACATTTCTTGGATAAGTGCAtaaaaaaaacagtaaaaacaaaaaacaaaaaacaaaaaacaaaaagggcaGTGAAGTGTTACATTTAAACAGAAAGAGAGGAATTTTGAAAAACCACATTGATGGCAGATTAGCTTCATCCAATATAAGAACTACttgttttgatataattataaatataatatatctaaaatgCATATAATTTGAGATACAACCATTatattgttggcttaaaggtGTTGGCATTCTGCACTATGACGGAAGACCGGATTaggctgagtcatgttcgaaatggcggaAGGCCAAATTGAGTAAGAATTATGTTCGAAGTGACGTGAGGTTGGTTGGACCGAGTGGCAATTGAGACCCGTGATTTAATGGGACAAACATCCTGCCCTATGGCGGGATATCCGTCATATATTTGCTGCTAATCCATTTTCCTGCCTTGTGGTGGAAGATCCGTCATATGTTTGCTACTAACCCATTTAGAACCATCGACCTTGAAATAGGACTATTGAGGTGGCAATGTGAAATCCATGTCACCCTTCCAACTAGCAAATCGGTTTCCATACGGTTTCCATATCAAATATAACGATCATATCTGCTGATACTAATAACTCGTTAGATTTAAACCGCTGGTCTTAAATACTTAAGCCCACATATTACTATTAGAGTACCTGATCTTTATATTCTCATACACAATCCCATTTCCCTCTGATGTAAAACTACTATTAGAGTGTCATACTCTCAGTACTGCATCTCCAACTTGGAGATAGTTTGAGATATAGCTGAGTCTCCAATTATAGGTGTAACTCCAACATATTCAGGTGAGATGAGTTTTGGATAAATTGCATTattacctcctgaacttttggcaaagttttactttacccctcgaacttttaaaatggacatctaaccctctaaactctaatatttcgttcatgttatcATTTCCGTCAATTTTctgtcaagctccgttaaccgaaaactgacggaaggggtaaaacgaatgaaatattagagtttaggatgtTAGATATCTATTTTAAGAGTCTGtagggttaagtgaaactcgccaaaagttcaaggTGTAATAATACAATTTActcaaatttttactataaattatttttatatttttatattaaaaatttctaatcggctgaaatgaagtacaaaaattttatttaagtgtattttatagaacaatgcttctaaagataaaatggacaaacgagtactatagaaaattaattgagaattaaaatctctatatccaagtgaggatacctattgtaaatcaatcatattagcgagtacatcAGGATAGTAGAGTGTTCGAGTATCGTAGatagttagtatcgctcttttttttttttatttttaagccactctaattcatttcttttacttttattttattacaataaaatgtaggataaatcatggtatgatttattttagaattaaaaatatatataaattcaaaatcaagtatgatcactaacttgaggattaatagtcaatccataagtaacatattataataaaataattcatagtcAAAAGCCCCTTAcggagtaaattgcactactacctcctgaacttttggcaagTTTCACTTAATCCcctaaactcctaaaatagataTCTAACACCGTAacctctaatatttcattcgttttaccccttttgtcagtttccggttaacggagcttgacggaaaactgacggaaggagtaacatgaacgaaatattagagctTAGAgagttagatgtccattttagaagttcgaggCGTAAAGTAAAACTTTGCCAACAGTTTAGGGGGTAACATTGCAATTTACCCGATGAGTTTTTCTCCACTAGAAAGATGCATAATAATATCAATTTACTGCACAGTGAATAAGAAATTtcgaagaaaaattaaaatgagaaaTTGTGTTTTTAAGTTCCCTGTTAATGAAATCGAAAAGAATTCTTTGTCACCACTTTTGTTCCGTGATTCATGAAGTACAAATATGACTAAAGTATAATAGACCTAAATCTACAGCTTCTTGCGAAACAATGTGCACAGTTCTAAACCAAAACAAACAGATTAATCTACACGATTTACATCTAGTTCATTTGTCGAATAAAGATAAATAGAGGGCCGCGATCAGTTTGATGATAGGGGATGGCTTCCCACTGTCCGTCATTCACACCTCAACATCTGACCGAGTTGGGAAATCAAGGCCTTGAAGTGCAGGAATGTTTTCCTGATCCGCAGCAGTGTACAGCGGAAGAAACCATAACAATTTGTTTGTGCCGAAAACCTGAAACCATTTTCGGAAAGAGAAAATTAAGATATAAAAATGATGCGCGATAAAGATTACAGAATAACATAAAGGTGTCAGATATCACCTGCTCaaagttcttcttcttccctaaGTCATACTTCCATGCAACTGCTTTCTTCTTCTCATAAATCTATTCAAGGAAATTTTTTGTCAATAAGATTCTTGTTAGTTCAGGGCCTCTTCAGCCTTGACTAAAGCTTGCGCAAAGGTGCTGTTAAGAAAAGCTGTTCAGAAAGGCACTAACAGCTTTTTCATCAACAGCCACCCCAATAGATTCCAGCTACAACAAAGGCAGAAAACATCGTATTCGACCTATTGCTTTGCAGGTTCAAAAGCTTTTTTCAGCTTCTCGCCACAGAAATGGCGGAGGACATTTCATTAGCCAAAcaattaggaaaaacttcaaaaccccccccctgtggtttcgcactttctcactttagtaccctgtagtttaaagtgtattaatttgcccccctgtggttttgtttttatattttcagtagCTTTTTCcctaatatttcgttaaattatatacaaaaaacttcagatacccacctagatttatcgaatatttactttagtaccctttaattttaactttgtcactgatttaagaaaaaaataataataaaattgacaataaaaagagaaaaacgaaaccatagTGGggcaaattaatacactttaaaccacagggtactaaagtgagaaagtgcgaaaccataggggggttttttgaagttttcccaaacaATTAAGTTGCTGCTTTTCAGTGTAGAGAATAAGAGTGAAAAACGATTGGAAAATATCTGACCATATCTGCGCCCGTATTCGATCAAATACTGTCAGGCATTTGACAAAGCTCAGGCCTTGGTACTATATCATTTTAGAACAtgtagcaaataaaaaaaaaaaattatgtgacTGAAAGATGTATAAAAATTACCTCTATAGAAGTAGTATTACTTAATACAAGAGAAGCGTGCATGCAGAGGAAGCAGAGAAGGCTCAGCGAAAAAGCTAAATTAAGAACTGCACAAAAGAAAAGCCTGCTAAATATATGTCAACCAGAAATACCGTAAGTGATGTCTTTGGGATAAGTAATGCCATGGATACCTCATAATGCAACTGGAAATATAATTAATGAGTTAGCAACATGGTAGAAAGTTAGCCTTTTGATTTCCATGTTGATGGCCAGGTTGCAAGCACATCTGACTCCTCAACTACATTTTGAGATACCCTTTAGGATAAAACTTACCAAAAGCAAGGAATGTGATAGCAAGATTGCTGGGTGAACCGGAATGTTTCCTGGCATCTCCGAAAAACCCGATAAAATGCGGGAGTAGAGCAAGAGTATCTAGCACCGTCTCAAGAAAAGTATATACCTGAGCAATAAAATAAATGGCCGAATAATTAGTCTATCAGCAAAGAAAGCATAACTAAGGTACTGCATGGTGAGATGTCCTGTTACTCCTGTATAATTACTGATGAATGCAATTTGAAATGCAGTGGTTAGAACTGCATCTATATTGTGGGCTGTAGGCAGTTGAGTGTTGTAACTATAACTTTCATGTTTAACTACATGCAGCTGGAGGTTGCATTATCAGATCCTGCCACTACATATGTCGGAtagtgagattacctccaatataCAATTACAGCCCCCAACTGCTCCATTTCCACCCAAGCCCGATAAGGGTGTAACTGAAGATACAGCAATTGAGACTTCACCTTATGTACGTAGATACAGCTATGGCATGCCAAACAAGATATTTTGGGTTCTTACAAATTGAACGGGTAATGTAATAGGGCTTTGGAGACGCAATCTAGAAAACAGCCGTAAATTTCTCACagcaaagtaaagaaaaattaCTCAGGGTAAATATTTATCTATACTCCTCTCCAGTAAATACAAGCCAATTCTATATTTCACACTTCATGTGAATTGTGGTAGTAGTcacaagaacaaagaatttgtcTTTGTCTCCTTGACTTATATTTAATATCTACTCCATCTTCATTTCAGAAATATCAGAGAAAACAATTTTGTTTAAGAAACAACTGTGATTTATGGAGAGGGATGATAACAGGAGGTATACTAGATTCTTTCGTAATGGCAAAAATGATGCATAAATTCTATGGCTTGTGGAGAATCCAAACTAACAAGGGAAGGTGTGATTTACGCCTCTGAGAATCAAGCCATAGTTTCGGATCAGGTAGCTTCGTGTTAATGAATATCAAATGAACAAACCAGCAAACATTGCAAACTGGTTTTAGCAGATTTTTGAGTAATTAAACAGATGAAGCAAATGTAAACTTAATAATAAGGAATCTCATACTaccagaaaaagaagaaagaatttATAGTTGCGTGCCCCCACGCAGTTTACAACCCATACGCAATGATGATCCATCTTAAGCACACATCTATCACCTAAAAGATAAGAAGAAAAGCACATAAGTAACTAAAGtcattaaaataagaaaaaagaacgaaaaagaTGTGAGGTGGCAATTTTCGTAGCACATATGacaccaaagaaaaaaagaatcaagTAACAGCAGAACATGCTGACAGAGTCTGAATCATTGCCAAAATATattgcatcattttttttttagacaaaaCATAGCTACTAAGCTTAATTTATATGCTGCATTActcaaataattataattcttaaGGTTCCCCAGTGATAGAAAAGTCAAAGGTTTATCACAGAAAACAATTGCAATAAAGTATAACCATTCAATGAACTCCAAGTAAATTCTATTATTTACAAGTTCCAATTGTTGATTTTATGATGATATGAAATCACAAATATATGCTGACTGGTTCTAATTTTAGAGGATATACCAGTCTCTAACAAAGTCTTTTCCCTTTAACAAATGCCTCAAATTCCTTGGTATGAAGAGGTGGGACTTGCTAATCTATTCATATTCATTTCACAATTTTAATAAATACGCAAGTACACAAGGCATATAGGTGAAGTACAGGTAGACCAGAAAAGGGAATCTTTTTTCTCCATTACTAGCCCATTCAATATGTAAGTTTCATCCGTGGTTCTATACCTGTTTCAGATCTCTATCATTTCATACAAATGTCCTTAACGATTATATTTCTGGAAAGTAGCCCGGAAATGAAATATAAAAGCCTGATTCTCAAATTATAGCACAGTTCCTTCTTTTCCATTCTATAGAATTGTTTGTTGATATTTAGTTCCATATTTATCTTTCTTGCATGCGCTATTTACATCAGTTAACTAGCTGTTGTCCTATGCATTCCGTATCTTCCAGAAATCAATAACGTAATCAATAGGGATCAGCCTAGTGGCAGTGTGGATATTCTGAAAATCTCGCGAACAAGAGAACCGAATTAGACAATGTGTTATGATTTATCAGGCAGGCGGCCTAAAGACACACAATGCAGAATGTAAGGTATAAGGCGCGTTTTATGGCACCTTGCATAGTTTCTTATGTGAAGACATAAAAGATAAGAAATAGGAAGACACTGCAAATGCTAACTAAAACACGCATAAAAAATTAGGCAACCATTAATCATCTTGAAGACTGTAACAGCTTTTCTACATTGAAGTGCAGTAGTTAGGCATTTGGCATACAAGAGACTTGCATATTTCGGGATGGCACAAAGCTGTTCAGAGATAGAAGCTCcaaattgaagcttctgcttctgcaaTGTTCAATGAAAAGCTATTAACGTTTCTTCAAACAGTTCTACTAAGACAGCACCTCAACAAAATCTCAACCAAGGCCAAGCAATATTTATGGGGGCAGAACGAGCAACTTAATTGAGAATTCAAACTAAACCCTCAAAAATGCAACAAGAAATCCAAGTCAGCATAGAGCACTAGCTTACACACGGAACAATGATGGCAACGAGGAGGTTTGCCATTTTGGCAGCGAGTGCAGAATCTCATAGTTTGTCTTCTTTCAAGATCCTCCGAAGTGGATGATGGCAGGTCCCGTGATTCAGGAATGATGTAACCAGATAATGCGGTTGGACTGGCTGTTCCCAAACTATCCTCTTCAAGCATAGGTCTCCAATTTTCTGGAACCGCACCCGGATCAGAGAAAACCACCATGCAATAGCTCCATATTATCAGAGCAAGCTGCAGAAGAAACAATATCCCTGAAGAATTTAAAACAATTTTAATCAAGCATAGTTATTGCGTAACTTAACAAATAAATCTAAAGTTAACAAGAAGCTCAATTGAGAGCCATAGTTTTTTGAAATTACGATCGTGTCAAGTTCCATTCTAATTCATtcagttaataatttttttagttacaAAAGAGCAACACATCCAGAAGGTCCAGCACAACTAATCCGCTAAGAAGCCCGCAATCAGCATCTCAAAGTTAAGCCCTATTTACTGGAGCAAGTACTTGCTTACTAGTAGGTATTATTCATCCTCGAAACTAGAGACAAGGTTATCCTGATCCACTTTTATGAAGTGATGAAATATCTAACATGCTTTTTCCATTTGAAATCATAGATGCATTGTAGCATATTCAGCAATCATAGATACATTTCATTGAGAGTATTCTTAAATTCTGCCTTGATAAGTAGGACAAATAGATCTACTGCTTACAGATTCCTCCAAAATAGTGGAATACCATACTTGCACCTTCAAACTATTATGTATCAATGTTATCCTTGTAACCTCTTGAAATTCATAAAGTTACATATAACTTTTGTCTGAGAAAACTACATCTATCCTTAAAAAGAAATCTTTTAAAACAATTCATCCCCATCTTTCATTTCTAATGCCTCTGTTTTATACTTCTCATGTCACTGCGCATGAACCCAAAATTCTAAATGTTCcaagaaattctaaaaaaaaaaactgtttgtCCAAGATGTGAGAACCCAGGATTTGgaatagtcatatatatataaggtataatagAACTAAACTTTTTAACACGGCTATAGAATATTGGGCGGTGGTTAGACCAAAGAGACTAAGAGGGTTAAACGTACTAGAACttgagtagttctaggatgggtgattcCCTGAAAAGTGGGACGTAAAGTTGGTATCAGGGCTAGTCACCAACCGAAAATGTGTAATGAGTTTCGGCTAAGTCAGGGTTATCCAGCGGACAGAGCGTGGCTTCTCGACTGATAACTGTTGTGGGCGGAGAGCCGGCAAAGCGCAGCTCCCCGGCTGATGACCGTTGTGGGTGAAGCGCAACGCCCCACAGGGTCGGCTAAAGGCTGGCGAAA
It encodes the following:
- the LOC109715812 gene encoding probable protein S-acyltransferase 12, which produces MDCCRSVNPFAVCSGPLKALGYAMLLLVAAIAALSYYAVVIVSWGPKLLPANAGRNSVLAFAVVAVSHLLLALIIWSYCMVVFSDPGAVPENWRPMLEEDSLGTASPTALSGYIIPESRDLPSSTSEDLERRQTMRFCTRCQNGKPPRCHHCSVCDRCVLKMDHHCVWVVNCVGARNYKFFLLFLVYTFLETVLDTLALLPHFIGFFGDARKHSGSPSNLAITFLAFVLNLAFSLSLLCFLCMHASLVLSNTTSIEIYEKKKAVAWKYDLGKKKNFEQVFGTNKLLWFLPLYTAADQENIPALQGLDFPTRSDVEV